From a region of the Tenggerimyces flavus genome:
- the def gene encoding peptide deformylase → MAVQPIRLFGDPVLRTKAEPVASYDKELRRLVQDLTDTMLAAPGTGLAAPQIGVGLRVFTYNVEDVVGHLINPSLELSEEEQRGLEGCLSIPGISIDCVRAMRVIAKGFNMYGDPVTIEGSELLARCLQHETDHLDGVLFLDRLDKDTRKEAMRLIREAEWSGLAAPDVRVSPHSTFGRAL, encoded by the coding sequence GTGGCAGTGCAGCCCATCCGCCTGTTCGGCGATCCCGTTCTCCGCACCAAGGCCGAGCCGGTGGCGTCGTACGACAAGGAGCTGCGCAGGCTCGTCCAGGACCTCACCGACACGATGCTCGCCGCGCCCGGCACCGGCCTCGCGGCTCCGCAGATCGGCGTCGGGCTCCGCGTCTTCACCTACAACGTCGAGGACGTCGTCGGCCACCTGATCAACCCGTCGCTCGAGCTGTCGGAGGAGGAGCAGCGCGGGCTCGAGGGCTGCCTGTCGATTCCGGGCATCAGCATCGACTGCGTCCGCGCGATGCGGGTGATCGCCAAGGGCTTCAACATGTACGGCGATCCGGTGACGATCGAGGGCTCCGAGCTGCTCGCCCGCTGCCTGCAGCACGAGACCGACCACCTCGACGGCGTGCTGTTCCTCGACCGGCTCGACAAGGACACCCGCAAGGAAGCGATGCGCCTCATCCGCGAGGCCGAGTGGTCCGGGCTGGCCGCGCCGGACGTACGGGTGTCGCCGCACAGCACGTTCGGGAGAGCCCTCTAG
- the fmt gene encoding methionyl-tRNA formyltransferase, with translation MRLLFAGTPEVALPALDAFLASEHEVVAVLTRPDAPSGRGRHLHPSPVAERAEAEGIEVLKPPKPSDETFKARLRELAPDCCPVVAYGGLLPQSVLDVPPQGWVNLHFSLLPAWRGAAPVQYAIRTGDDVTGASTFRIVKELDAGPVFGVLTEPIHPTDTAGELLDRLAVSGAKLLLDTIDGIAAGTLEARPQPVEGMTYAPKLTVEESRVDWSQPAFAVDRLIRSCTPAPGAWTTIHGERLKLGPVLVQPDEPQLAPGELSVQKSRVLVGTGTTPVQLGDVQPLGKRLMPASDWTRGHRLDPSDRLE, from the coding sequence GTGCGGCTGCTGTTCGCCGGCACCCCCGAGGTCGCTCTCCCTGCGCTCGACGCCTTCCTCGCGAGCGAGCACGAGGTCGTCGCCGTCCTCACCCGACCCGACGCGCCGTCCGGCCGCGGCCGGCACCTGCACCCCTCGCCGGTCGCCGAACGCGCCGAGGCCGAGGGCATCGAGGTCCTCAAACCGCCGAAGCCGAGCGACGAGACGTTCAAGGCGCGGCTCCGCGAGCTCGCCCCGGACTGCTGCCCGGTCGTCGCGTACGGCGGGCTGCTTCCCCAATCAGTGTTGGACGTTCCGCCGCAGGGCTGGGTCAACCTGCACTTCTCGCTGCTGCCGGCGTGGCGGGGTGCGGCGCCCGTGCAGTACGCGATCCGCACGGGCGACGACGTCACCGGCGCGTCCACGTTCCGCATCGTCAAGGAGCTCGACGCCGGCCCGGTGTTCGGCGTACTCACCGAGCCGATCCACCCGACCGACACCGCCGGTGAGCTCCTCGACCGGCTCGCGGTCTCCGGTGCCAAGCTGCTGCTCGACACCATCGACGGCATCGCCGCCGGCACGCTCGAGGCACGCCCGCAGCCGGTCGAGGGCATGACGTACGCGCCGAAGCTCACCGTCGAGGAGTCCCGCGTCGACTGGTCGCAGCCCGCCTTTGCGGTCGACCGGCTGATCCGTTCCTGCACGCCCGCGCCGGGCGCGTGGACGACGATCCACGGCGAACGCCTCAAGCTCGGGCCCGTGCTGGTCCAGCCCGACGAGCCCCAGCTCGCACCGGGGGAGCTGTCGGTGCAGAAGTCGCGCGTCCTCGTCGGCACCGGCACCACGCCCGTCCAGCTCGGCGACGTGCAGCCGCTCGGCAAGCGGTTGATGCCGGCGTCGGACTGGACCCGCGGGCACCGGCTCGACCCCTCCGATCGCCTCGAGTGA
- a CDS encoding HAD family hydrolase: MTTPIKAVVFDVGGVLLDWSPYYLYRSLLPDDAAIEAFLAEVTTHEWNYQQDAGRPWPEAIAELIAQHPQHEALIRAYDERWAEMVSGTIEDTVAIFRELKAKGLPVYGLTNFSEAKWLISVAEWPILQEFDGVVVSGVERLVKPAPEIYELLLDRFGLEASSTFYIDDVMHNVEGARAVGMESEQFVGAATLREQLVARGVLGK, from the coding sequence GTGACCACACCGATCAAGGCCGTCGTGTTCGACGTCGGCGGCGTCCTGCTCGACTGGAGTCCCTACTACCTCTACCGCAGCCTGCTGCCCGACGACGCGGCAATCGAGGCGTTCCTCGCCGAGGTGACCACGCACGAGTGGAACTACCAGCAGGACGCCGGCCGCCCCTGGCCCGAGGCCATCGCCGAGCTGATCGCCCAGCACCCGCAGCACGAGGCCTTGATCCGCGCGTACGACGAACGCTGGGCCGAGATGGTGTCGGGCACGATCGAGGACACCGTGGCGATCTTCCGGGAGCTCAAGGCCAAGGGCCTGCCGGTGTACGGGCTCACGAACTTCTCCGAGGCCAAGTGGCTGATCTCGGTGGCGGAGTGGCCGATCCTGCAGGAGTTCGACGGCGTCGTCGTGTCCGGCGTCGAACGCCTGGTCAAGCCCGCGCCGGAGATCTACGAGCTGCTGCTCGACCGCTTCGGGCTCGAGGCCAGCTCGACGTTCTACATCGACGACGTGATGCACAACGTCGAGGGCGCCCGGGCCGTCGGCATGGAGTCAGAGCAGTTCGTCGGCGCGGCCACGCTCCGCGAGCAGCTCGTGGCCAGGGGGGTCCTCGGCAAGTAG
- a CDS encoding PIG-L deacetylase family protein produces MNIVCVTAHQDDEMNCLGTLLRLHRERGDRISFVALTNGDRGASWTPDAPLAETAAVRAAEMQSVADAFGGTYVCLGEPDEFLFDTTDVRMRLIETLRALSAELIFTHNPAEYNQDHVTTAQVTCHAALMTEIASIPTSSAALARAPGIFHLTPGEGYGFDGTHFVALPPEIVAEKSRLIRLHVSQNEVIRERGGRDFADRMEERDRATGARIAQDAAEVFRPCLLDRRIPFGNVLP; encoded by the coding sequence ATGAACATCGTCTGCGTGACCGCGCACCAGGACGACGAGATGAACTGTCTCGGCACGTTGCTGCGTTTGCATCGCGAACGCGGCGACCGGATTTCCTTTGTGGCGTTGACGAACGGCGACCGCGGCGCGTCCTGGACGCCCGACGCCCCGCTGGCCGAGACCGCCGCCGTGCGGGCCGCCGAGATGCAGTCGGTCGCCGACGCGTTCGGTGGAACGTACGTCTGCCTCGGCGAGCCGGACGAGTTCCTCTTCGACACGACCGACGTGCGGATGCGGCTGATCGAGACGCTCCGCGCGCTGTCGGCGGAGCTGATCTTCACCCACAACCCGGCCGAGTACAACCAGGACCACGTGACGACCGCGCAGGTCACCTGCCACGCGGCGCTGATGACCGAGATCGCGTCGATCCCCACCTCGAGCGCGGCGTTGGCGCGGGCGCCGGGGATCTTCCACCTGACGCCGGGCGAGGGGTACGGGTTCGACGGCACGCACTTCGTCGCGCTGCCGCCGGAGATCGTCGCGGAGAAGTCGCGGCTGATCCGGCTGCACGTGAGCCAGAACGAGGTCATCCGAGAACGCGGCGGCCGCGACTTCGCCGACCGGATGGAGGAGCGCGACCGCGCGACCGGCGCGCGGATCGCCCAGGACGCCGCCGAGGTCTTCCGCCCGTGCCTGCTGGACCGGCGGATCCCGTTCGGGAACGTTCTCCCCTAG
- a CDS encoding helix-turn-helix transcriptional regulator gives MPDVVSSPAFIGRTRELADLEAALAGVKNGPTAIFVGGEAGVGKTRLTEEFAVRARSAGARVLTGECFELSSEAVAYAPFTGILRDLARELGAPAIAQRAGRGAPILARLLPDLDDPSAPAIDPETARAQLFEHVLLLVEDLARERPLVLTIEDAHWASASTRDLLVFLVRSLRVVPVLLLVSYRSDELHRTHPLRPLLAELDRSRSVDRIELGRFERGEVREQIAAIIDAEPNSALVRAIHDRTDGNPLFVEELVCCNRGEATRFRAARLSDSLRDLLLSRVERLPEESQDLLRVAAVGGRGVEHDLLSAVTEHTEDQLEAALRPAVEGHILVPDDQGYQFRHALIQEAVYGDLLPGERTRLHARYAAKLSEPSGSAKGGRAAAVARHWYAAWDVERAFNAAWVAAGEAEQATAHAERLGLLERVLELWDRVNDAAGQLGLSHVHVLDRAITAAWNSGDNERGMSLINAAIAEVQPAAEPELTALLLTRRAKGLRALGKPGFEADLKRAEQIARALPPGPVLSRVLGDLAKVQVAIPLDDDARAYGEESLAVARAVGDVESELGALITLACAYDHFGDRDAAIARVMEAREILDKSELPKLWLPLAINESDMYEGLGEHQKAADVALEAMAYAKELGFARTQGAFLAINVAEPLVSLGQWDKALAILDDAIDLDPPLRNMGLLLTLRGLVRVGRGDVEDGERDLEAVRSLFEGRVTDSQDHLPMVQLEAKVALAQGRLDDVFASLDEPLNEERFLRSRRYVWPLLEIGARTVTVCTLRSRALRDDMTAKRAAKSAAKIELRASKLKSVGVLETARKLTVFAELGWARGLHDQRAWDEVAAAWVTGAQPHDEGWALTRAAEAALLAGDRSAAAERLERAGAIADELQARPLRLAVDRLAARAHLEVSTASDAPAASAVEKLGLTARELEVLRLVTSGRTNPQIAAELFISAKTASVHVSRIMAKLGVASRGEAAAAAHRLHLFDTDDEVPA, from the coding sequence GTGCCAGACGTGGTCTCCAGCCCGGCCTTCATCGGCCGGACACGAGAGCTCGCCGATCTCGAAGCGGCTCTCGCAGGTGTGAAGAACGGCCCGACCGCGATCTTCGTCGGCGGTGAGGCGGGAGTGGGAAAGACCCGCCTCACCGAGGAGTTCGCGGTACGGGCACGTTCGGCTGGCGCCCGCGTTCTGACCGGGGAGTGTTTCGAGCTCAGCAGCGAGGCCGTGGCGTACGCGCCGTTCACCGGCATCCTCCGCGACCTCGCTCGTGAGCTCGGCGCACCCGCGATCGCCCAACGCGCCGGCCGCGGCGCACCGATCCTCGCTCGCCTGCTGCCGGATCTCGACGATCCGTCCGCGCCGGCGATCGATCCGGAGACGGCGCGCGCCCAGCTGTTCGAGCACGTGCTGCTGCTCGTGGAGGATCTCGCCCGCGAACGGCCGTTGGTCCTCACCATCGAAGACGCCCACTGGGCCAGCGCCTCGACGCGCGATCTGCTGGTGTTCCTGGTCCGGAGTCTGCGCGTCGTTCCCGTTCTGCTGTTGGTCAGCTACCGCTCCGACGAGCTGCACCGCACTCACCCGTTGCGTCCCCTGCTCGCCGAGCTGGACCGTTCGCGTTCGGTCGACCGGATCGAGCTCGGCCGGTTCGAGCGGGGCGAGGTACGCGAGCAGATCGCGGCGATCATCGACGCGGAGCCGAACTCCGCTCTGGTCCGGGCGATTCACGACCGTACGGACGGCAACCCGCTGTTCGTCGAGGAGCTGGTCTGCTGCAACCGCGGCGAGGCGACCAGGTTCCGTGCGGCGCGACTGTCCGACTCGCTGCGCGATCTGCTGCTGTCGCGGGTCGAACGGCTTCCCGAGGAGAGCCAGGACCTGCTGCGCGTCGCCGCGGTGGGCGGCCGCGGCGTCGAGCACGATCTGCTGTCGGCGGTCACCGAGCACACCGAGGACCAGCTCGAGGCAGCGCTGCGGCCAGCGGTCGAGGGGCACATCCTCGTACCGGACGATCAGGGCTACCAGTTCCGGCACGCGCTGATCCAGGAGGCGGTCTACGGCGATCTGCTGCCGGGTGAACGGACGCGACTGCACGCGCGCTACGCCGCGAAGCTGTCCGAGCCGAGCGGCTCCGCGAAGGGCGGCCGGGCGGCGGCCGTGGCGCGGCACTGGTACGCCGCGTGGGACGTCGAGCGCGCGTTCAACGCCGCGTGGGTGGCGGCCGGCGAGGCCGAGCAGGCGACCGCGCACGCCGAACGTCTCGGCTTGTTGGAACGCGTTCTCGAACTCTGGGATCGGGTGAACGATGCCGCCGGGCAGCTCGGCCTGTCCCACGTTCACGTGCTGGACAGAGCGATCACCGCTGCCTGGAACAGCGGCGACAACGAGCGCGGCATGTCGTTGATCAACGCCGCGATCGCCGAGGTCCAGCCCGCTGCCGAACCCGAGCTGACCGCGCTGCTCCTCACCCGGCGGGCCAAGGGTCTTCGTGCGTTGGGGAAGCCCGGCTTCGAGGCGGATCTCAAGCGGGCCGAGCAGATCGCCCGTGCGCTGCCGCCGGGTCCGGTGCTGTCGAGAGTGCTCGGCGACCTCGCCAAGGTGCAGGTCGCGATCCCGTTGGACGACGACGCCCGCGCGTACGGCGAGGAGTCGCTCGCCGTGGCTCGCGCGGTCGGCGACGTGGAGAGCGAGCTCGGCGCGCTGATCACGCTCGCCTGCGCGTACGACCACTTCGGCGACCGGGACGCCGCGATCGCTCGCGTCATGGAGGCGCGGGAGATCCTCGACAAGTCCGAGCTGCCGAAGCTGTGGCTGCCGCTCGCGATCAACGAGTCGGACATGTACGAGGGACTCGGCGAACACCAGAAGGCCGCGGACGTCGCGCTCGAGGCGATGGCCTATGCGAAGGAGCTCGGATTCGCCCGTACGCAAGGGGCATTCCTCGCGATCAACGTCGCGGAGCCGCTCGTTTCCCTTGGCCAGTGGGACAAAGCGCTGGCGATCCTCGACGACGCGATCGACCTCGACCCGCCGTTGCGCAACATGGGACTGCTGTTGACGTTGCGCGGCCTGGTCCGGGTCGGCCGGGGGGATGTCGAGGATGGGGAGCGAGATCTCGAAGCTGTGCGTTCGCTGTTCGAGGGCCGGGTGACCGACTCGCAGGACCACCTGCCGATGGTGCAGCTCGAGGCGAAGGTCGCGCTGGCGCAGGGCCGGCTCGACGACGTCTTCGCGTCGCTGGACGAGCCGCTCAACGAGGAGCGGTTCCTGCGTTCGCGGCGCTATGTCTGGCCGCTGCTGGAGATCGGCGCGCGTACCGTCACCGTGTGCACGTTGCGGTCCCGCGCGTTGCGGGACGACATGACCGCCAAGCGGGCGGCGAAGTCGGCGGCGAAGATCGAGCTGCGGGCCTCGAAGCTGAAGTCGGTCGGCGTTCTGGAGACGGCGCGCAAGCTGACCGTGTTCGCCGAGCTGGGCTGGGCGCGGGGGCTGCACGACCAGCGCGCGTGGGACGAGGTAGCGGCCGCGTGGGTGACGGGCGCGCAGCCGCACGACGAGGGCTGGGCCTTGACCCGAGCGGCCGAGGCGGCGCTGCTCGCGGGTGACCGTTCCGCGGCGGCCGAACGACTGGAACGCGCCGGCGCGATCGCCGACGAGCTGCAGGCCCGCCCGTTGCGGCTCGCGGTCGACCGGCTGGCGGCTCGTGCGCATCTCGAGGTGAGCACGGCCTCGGACGCTCCCGCGGCGAGCGCGGTGGAGAAGCTCGGCCTGACCGCGCGCGAACTCGAGGTGCTGCGGCTGGTCACGTCGGGGCGGACGAACCCGCAGATCGCCGCTGAGCTGTTCATCTCGGCCAAGACGGCGAGCGTCCACGTGTCGCGCATCATGGCCAAGCTCGGCGTCGCCAGCCGCGGCGAGGCCGCGGCGGCCGCGCACCGCCTGCACCTGTTCGACACCGACGACGAGGTCCCCGCCTGA
- a CDS encoding MarR family winged helix-turn-helix transcriptional regulator, translated as MAHVPLPDWDWTVGNLLRVAQQVHVRLWTDLVGPDLTSPQYALLVVVSHEPGIDQRSAGERASLDKATIADMIARMVRHGWLRRARDPDDARRNLVSLTPAGWRVLREATPIIDEVQLRLATPVPADDFDVLLDLLRTITHVELAARTSGQVVEIVAGHHRFAIPELPAVLGHLIRRAQQAHERLWSHEIGGLTSSQTALLSATAEAPFSDQRSLGERAHLDKATGAEMIARMMRRSLVSRTRDVHDARRNLLTLTPAGEQALREVTPGIVRVESLLTESLTARQQDRFRHLLGAVARMPASAQPARLASASH; from the coding sequence GTGGCGCACGTACCCCTCCCCGATTGGGACTGGACCGTGGGAAATCTCCTACGCGTCGCCCAACAAGTGCACGTACGACTCTGGACGGACCTCGTCGGTCCAGATCTCACCTCGCCGCAGTACGCACTGCTGGTCGTGGTCTCGCACGAGCCGGGCATCGACCAGCGCTCGGCCGGCGAACGGGCCTCGCTCGACAAGGCGACGATCGCGGACATGATCGCCCGCATGGTCAGGCACGGCTGGCTCCGGCGAGCGCGCGACCCCGACGACGCGCGGCGCAACCTGGTCTCGTTGACGCCGGCGGGCTGGCGGGTGTTGCGTGAGGCGACGCCGATCATCGACGAGGTCCAGCTGCGCCTGGCCACGCCGGTGCCGGCAGACGACTTCGACGTCCTGCTGGATCTGCTGCGGACGATCACGCACGTCGAGCTGGCGGCGCGGACGAGTGGGCAGGTGGTCGAGATCGTGGCCGGGCATCACCGGTTCGCGATTCCGGAGCTGCCGGCGGTGCTCGGGCATCTGATCCGGCGGGCACAGCAGGCGCACGAACGGCTGTGGAGCCACGAGATCGGTGGGCTCACCTCGTCCCAGACCGCGTTGCTGTCGGCGACGGCCGAGGCACCGTTCAGCGACCAGCGGTCGCTGGGGGAGCGGGCGCACCTGGACAAGGCCACCGGCGCGGAGATGATCGCCCGGATGATGCGGCGTTCACTGGTGTCGCGTACGCGAGACGTCCACGACGCCCGGCGCAACCTGCTGACGCTGACGCCTGCCGGTGAGCAGGCGCTGCGTGAGGTCACGCCGGGCATCGTGCGGGTCGAGTCGCTGCTGACCGAGTCGTTGACCGCGAGGCAACAGGACAGGTTCCGGCACCTGCTCGGCGCGGTGGCACGGATGCCCGCGTCCGCGCAGCCCGCCCGGCTGGCGAGCGCCTCACACTGA
- a CDS encoding WD40/YVTN/BNR-like repeat-containing protein: protein MTVLVGTEDGLYRLDGGSLATLSGHPVTALTHDDGTTLALVDRRQVWRVVNAAAELVVESPSELRLTCLATTAEGVLAGSTEARLFRLNNDELEAIESFDDAPGRKAWHTPWGGPPDVRSITVDDSGAYYVNVHVGGIMRSDDAGETWQPTIDLNADVHQVTSVPATTGRVFAATARGLAETQDAGETWEFGVKGLHASYCRAVAVSSDNVLVSSSVGPSGGYAALYRRPLAASADEAFQRCSAGLPTWQPGNIDTGTVAAVSTTVAFGTALGDVYLSEDSGTSWSRVASHLAPVRAVLVEAED, encoded by the coding sequence ATGACAGTCCTGGTCGGCACCGAGGATGGTCTCTACCGCCTGGACGGAGGTTCGCTGGCCACGCTGTCCGGGCACCCAGTGACCGCACTGACGCACGACGACGGAACGACCCTGGCCCTGGTCGACCGGAGACAGGTATGGCGGGTGGTGAACGCTGCCGCCGAGCTCGTGGTCGAGTCGCCCTCCGAGCTCCGATTGACCTGTCTCGCCACGACAGCCGAAGGCGTACTTGCCGGCTCCACCGAAGCCCGGCTCTTCCGCCTCAACAACGACGAGCTCGAAGCGATCGAATCGTTCGACGACGCTCCTGGCCGCAAGGCCTGGCACACGCCGTGGGGTGGACCACCGGACGTTCGGTCCATCACCGTTGACGATTCGGGCGCGTACTACGTGAACGTGCATGTCGGCGGAATCATGCGCTCGGACGACGCAGGGGAGACCTGGCAGCCGACGATCGACCTCAATGCCGACGTCCATCAGGTCACTTCTGTCCCAGCCACCACAGGCCGGGTGTTCGCCGCCACCGCGCGCGGGCTCGCCGAGACGCAGGACGCCGGTGAGACCTGGGAGTTCGGCGTGAAAGGTTTGCACGCCTCGTACTGCCGGGCCGTCGCGGTCAGCTCCGACAACGTGCTCGTCTCGAGTTCGGTCGGCCCGTCCGGCGGGTACGCGGCGCTCTACCGCCGTCCGCTCGCGGCCAGCGCGGACGAGGCGTTCCAACGGTGCAGCGCCGGACTGCCGACCTGGCAGCCGGGCAACATCGACACCGGTACGGTCGCGGCGGTCTCCACCACGGTCGCGTTCGGCACCGCACTCGGCGACGTCTACCTGTCGGAGGACTCCGGCACGTCGTGGAGCCGGGTCGCGAGCCACCTCGCTCCGGTGCGCGCGGTCCTCGTCGAAGCCGAGGACTGA
- a CDS encoding SDR family NAD(P)-dependent oxidoreductase, translated as MTVAVVTGGAGGIGSACARALAEAGHAVAVVDRAAESVERVVTSLRSDGHTALGIVADATSGIAVALAEIRSALGPVSVAVSAVAHEEHAPTLSLQPEQLERALSGTVKGALTYWQLAAQQMIEAGQGGRIVVVSSLHATLPFTGAAGYNAAQGALRAMALTFARDLIPHRVTVNLVEPGWIDTPGEREFYIDEELRLAGERHPWGRLGLPEDIAAAVAYLASPGAAYVTGATLRVDGGMSLAMTELPRGDG; from the coding sequence ATGACCGTCGCTGTCGTCACCGGTGGGGCTGGTGGCATCGGCTCCGCGTGTGCCCGCGCGTTGGCCGAGGCTGGCCACGCGGTCGCGGTGGTGGACCGCGCCGCCGAGTCGGTCGAACGGGTGGTCACTTCATTGCGGTCGGATGGTCATACCGCGTTGGGGATCGTCGCCGACGCGACGTCCGGGATCGCCGTTGCGTTGGCGGAGATCCGTTCCGCGCTCGGTCCGGTGTCGGTGGCGGTGTCGGCGGTCGCGCACGAGGAGCACGCGCCGACGTTGTCGCTTCAGCCGGAGCAGCTCGAACGCGCGTTGTCCGGCACTGTCAAGGGCGCGTTGACGTACTGGCAGCTCGCGGCCCAGCAGATGATCGAAGCTGGACAGGGCGGGCGCATCGTCGTCGTCTCGTCGTTGCACGCCACGCTGCCGTTCACCGGCGCGGCCGGCTACAACGCGGCGCAGGGCGCGTTGCGCGCGATGGCGTTGACGTTCGCCCGCGATCTCATCCCGCACCGCGTCACGGTCAACCTCGTCGAGCCGGGCTGGATCGACACACCGGGCGAACGTGAGTTCTACATCGACGAGGAGCTTCGGCTCGCGGGCGAACGTCATCCGTGGGGCCGGCTCGGTCTGCCCGAGGACATCGCCGCCGCGGTCGCGTACCTCGCCTCCCCCGGCGCCGCGTACGTCACCGGCGCCACGTTGCGCGTCGACGGTGGCATGTCGCTGGCGATGACGGAACTGCCTCGAGGAGACGGATGA
- a CDS encoding RsmB/NOP family class I SAM-dependent RNA methyltransferase, with product MAPQQRRRARVDSARQTAYEVVHAVSVRDAYANLALAAALRDHRLDPRDAAFATELAHGTLRHRGGYDDVIGRCVDRALTKVDPAVLDVLRIGTHQLLGMRVPAHAAVATSVDLARSVAGVGPSKFVNAVLRKVAARDSDGWLAVTAPAYEDDPVGNLAARHAHPRWVVEAFLAALRGSLEETAAALEADNAAPRVTLAAWPGRSTVDELVAAGAIASRWSPHGAVLEGGDPAALAPIASRRAGVQDEGSQLVALALANAPLDGPDRRWLDLCAGPGGKAALLAGLAGERSAQLVAVERQPHRARLVADALQGNASPTLTVCADGTVPAWPAGSFDRVLVDAPCTGLGALRRRPEARWRRQPKDVAVLQDLQIRLLHSALASVRPGGLVAYVTCSPHPAETREVIAKTFAGRADVDRIDARPLLPRVPELGPGPDIQLWPHRHGTDAMYLALLRRLQ from the coding sequence ATGGCCCCACAGCAACGGCGCCGCGCACGCGTCGACAGCGCTCGGCAGACCGCGTACGAGGTCGTGCACGCGGTGTCCGTACGCGACGCGTACGCCAACCTCGCCCTCGCCGCGGCGCTCCGCGACCACCGGCTCGACCCGCGCGACGCCGCGTTCGCGACCGAGCTCGCGCACGGCACGCTCCGGCATCGGGGTGGGTACGACGACGTGATCGGCCGCTGCGTCGATCGTGCGCTCACCAAGGTCGATCCGGCCGTGCTCGACGTGCTGCGGATCGGCACCCACCAACTGCTCGGCATGCGGGTGCCCGCGCACGCCGCGGTCGCGACGAGCGTCGACCTCGCACGTTCGGTCGCCGGGGTCGGGCCGTCGAAGTTCGTCAACGCGGTGCTGCGCAAGGTGGCGGCGCGCGACTCCGACGGCTGGCTCGCGGTCACCGCGCCGGCGTACGAGGACGACCCGGTCGGCAACCTCGCCGCCCGGCACGCGCATCCCCGATGGGTGGTCGAGGCGTTCCTCGCCGCTCTGCGCGGCTCGCTGGAGGAGACGGCGGCCGCCTTGGAGGCGGACAACGCGGCGCCTCGGGTGACGCTCGCGGCGTGGCCGGGGCGCTCGACGGTCGACGAGCTGGTCGCGGCGGGCGCGATCGCGAGCCGGTGGTCACCGCACGGCGCCGTGCTCGAAGGTGGCGACCCGGCGGCACTCGCGCCGATCGCCTCGCGTCGCGCCGGCGTGCAGGACGAGGGCAGCCAGCTCGTCGCGCTCGCCCTCGCCAACGCGCCGCTCGACGGCCCCGACCGGCGGTGGCTCGACCTGTGCGCGGGGCCAGGCGGCAAGGCCGCGCTGTTGGCCGGTCTCGCCGGCGAACGGTCGGCACAGCTCGTCGCCGTCGAACGCCAACCGCACCGCGCCCGCCTCGTCGCCGACGCGCTGCAGGGGAACGCCAGCCCCACCCTGACGGTCTGCGCGGACGGAACGGTGCCGGCCTGGCCGGCGGGCTCGTTCGACCGCGTTCTGGTCGACGCGCCGTGCACCGGTCTGGGCGCCTTGCGGCGCCGACCGGAGGCGCGGTGGAGGCGGCAGCCGAAGGACGTTGCGGTGCTGCAGGACCTGCAGATTCGCTTACTGCACAGCGCATTGGCGTCCGTACGACCGGGTGGACTGGTCGCGTACGTGACGTGCTCGCCGCACCCCGCGGAGACGCGCGAGGTGATCGCGAAGACGTTCGCCGGACGCGCCGACGTCGACCGGATCGACGCGCGTCCGCTGCTGCCCAGAGTGCCGGAGCTCGGGCCTGGACCGGACATACAGCTATGGCCTCACCGGCACGGAACAGACGCGATGTACCTTGCTCTCCTACGAAGGCTTCAGTGA